GAAGGCGGCCAAGGCGCGGCACGATCCTGATGTCGTACGCCTGCAGCAGGGCCGGGACTTGTCCAGGGCCTCGCATCGGGAGGCTACGTGCGGCTGGCTCTCGCACGCCGGCCTTGATCCCGAGCTGGTCGAAGCTATGTACACGGTGCTCTGTGCTCCGCCCTTCTGGTCTCCCTTTCCGGACACGGCGCCGGTGCTCGCTGAATTGTCCCGGCGCAGCGTGCCGGTCGCAGTGCTGAGCAACACCGGCTGGGACATCCGGTTTGTCTTCCGTCACTATGGAGTGGAACGGGCGATCTCGTCGTTCGTGCTCTCCTACGAGATGGCGAAGGAGAAACCTGACCCGGATCTGTTCCGGCATGCGTGCGAGCTGCTCGCGGCGGATCCAGCGTCCACGATCATGGTCGGCGACGACCCGGTGGCCGACGGCGGTGCCGTGTTCGCCGGGATGCCGACCCTCCTCCTGCCCGTCCAGCCCCTGCGCCAGCGCCCGCGCGGGCTGGCAGCGGTTCTCGGCTTGCTGGAGCAGGTCGGATCCGCGGGGACCGACTGACTCACGCGGGAGCCGCAGTCGCCTCCTGCACCGCCGTCGCCTCTTGCTCCGCAGTCCACTCCGACGCTGCGGCCGGCGCCGGTGATTCGGTGGGCGGCTGTTCGAGCTCGACCGCCGGCCCCGACTCCTCGATCGGCTCCGACTCCTCGGTCACGGGTGTCACGACTGGTGCGGGCGCGTGGCCATCCCCCTCGCTACCGAGCTGCAGCGCCTTGCTCGCCCGTTCCTGCTGCGTCGTCGTATTCGTCGGGACCCTTCGCAAGATGATGGTGCCCATCGAAACGCCGATCACTGCGTAGACGGCGGCCACGACCCAGCCTGCCGAGGCCCCGTACGCATGTCGTGCGAAGGCGAATGCGATGTACGCGGTGGCGAAGTAGTACGCGCCGGCCAGCAGGTAGAATGCGGAGACGAGATATGTGTCGACGAGACGGTTGTCGACCGATCCGATATTGGGGTCATAGGTGGACTCGAGCCAGGCCTCCCACCCATCACTGCCCATGATCTCCTTTTCGATGTTCAACCGGATGTAACGGCCGCACCGCATAATACTGTTCCACTGATTGAGGTAGAGCAGCACGGTGACGACGACCACCATCGGCAGGGTTATGAGGATGGGGGTCGCCGAGTAGTAGGCGACGATGCCGACGACAGCGGGAATGAGCGTGGCACTGCCGACCATGATCTTGAACGCGCGGTCGAGGCAGTTTTCGATCTCTTTCCGCAGCGTGTGGAACTGCAACTCCTGGTACCTAGCCCGATCCATAACGCGTGCTCCTCCCCGCGCCAGACCCACCCCGGCTGCGCCGGCCATTGGCTTACCGTATGAGGCTACTGTAGTTCGTGGGCTAGTGTGTGTGGTTCAGCCCGATCCACCTTCTGCGTTGCCGACATCTGACACACCTTTGACTCCTCTCGTTTATGTTCGACGCGGATGCGTTGCTTCGCTAATGTTGCCCGCGTACAACGGTGACCCGGACGGGTCGGGAGGAGCGCTGCCGTGTCGGAGCGAGTGCGCCTGGCATTGATCGGCGCTGGGCGGATCGCCCAGGTCGCGCACCTGCCGGCACTGGAAAAGGCAGACGGTGTGGAGTTGGTCGCGGTCAGCGACCCAGGGCCAGGCTTGGCCGAGGCGGTGGCTGGTCGGTACGGAGTGCCGGCCGCGTATACCGCGACCGAGGCGATCTTCGACGATCCGGACGTCGAGGCGGTGCTCATTGCCGCGCCGGATCGCTTCCACTACGCCCTCGCCTCCGCGGCGCTGGGCGCCGGCAAGCACGTCCTCGTCGAGAAGCCCCTGGCCGCCGACGCGACGCAAGGTCGTGCCCTGGCCGTCCAGGTCACCGGCACAGCGCTCAAGCTCCAGGTCGGGGCCATGAAACGACACGATCCGGGGTTGGAGTTCGCGCGCCGGTTCGTCGCGGAATCCCTCGGCCAGGCCCGAACCTTCGATGTCTGGTACCGAATCGGCGACATGCGCCCGCAGATCGAGGCAGCTCTCTTTCCGGTCGTGTTCGCGGACGAGGCCGCGGCGCCGAAGGAGGCAGAGATCAAGGCCGACCGGCAGCGCTACCTGCTCGCAACCCATGGCGCCCACGTCTTGGACACAGTGCGATATCTGCTTGGAGACGTCGCGACCGTCACTGCGCAGCATCGCGGATACGGCCGAGATCAGGCCTGGACAGCCTTGCTCACCATGGCCAACGGCGCGATGGGCACACTTACACTGAGCGTAGACGTTCCCGGAGTCCCGGCCGAAGGCATCGAGGTCTTCGGTGCGGAGGGGTCCGTGCGCGTCGACACCCACTTCCCATTTTACCGGCGCGCGTCGACAGTGCGCGCCTACAGCGCTGGCGGGATCATCGAGCCGATTCTGCCCGATGGGGATGCCTACGAACGACAGGTCGAGGCGTTCGTCCGTGCAATCCGCGAAGACGGCCCGACTACACCGGACGCCGCGGATGGCGTGGCCGCGCTTGAACTGATCGACGCCATCACAACGGCGGCGGCAACGGGCCATACGGTGACGTTGTAGTGGTGGCAGAACTCGAAGACGGCGATCCCGCGATCGCGCGCGCGCCGCTGGACGGCGCCGCTCAAGATGAGCCTGTGGCCTTCGAAGCGCGACTTGGCATTTTCGCCCGGACCTTCCGCCGACAGAGCGCCGCGCAGGTCGCAACAGCTGTCGCCGAAGCCGGCTATTCTCTCGCGCATTGGAACTTCGCCGCCATCGGCCTCTCCACACTCGCGGACGAAGTCAACGGCTCACAGTTCACAGAGGTGCGCGATGCGTTCCGCGCGTACGGTCTACAGATCCCCAGCGTCTCGGCGACGTTCAACGCAGTGCACCCGGACCCTGCGACCCGGCAATCCGCCGTCCGCAAGGCGGTCCGCCTCGTAGCGTTAGCCCCGCTGCTCGGCGCGGAGGTTGTCACCCTGTGCAGCGGAACTCGGGACCCGGACGACATGTGGCACGCGCATCCGGACAATGGCAGCCGAGACGCGTGGACCGATCTGAGGCGTACGCTCGACGAATTGCTTGAGGCGGCCTCTGCCGCCGGCGTGCGGCTCGGCGTCGAGCCGGAGCCGGGCAATGTGATCGCGAACGCCGCGCTCGCGGCCCGCCTGTTGCATGAGATCGGCGACGACGCACCCCTGGGCATCGTGTTCGATCCGGCAAATCTGCTCAGCCCCGACACCGTCGGCCGGCAAATCGAGATCTTGAACCAAGCCTTCGACCTCCTGCAGCCTCATATCCTGAGTGCCCATGCGAAAGACGTCGTAGCGGGCGGATACAGTGCTCCGGGGGTCGGGCTCATGGACTATCATCACGTGCTGGACCTCATCGAACGGGTCCCCGGGGTGCCGTTGATCGTACAGGACGCCGAGCCCGGTGACGCCGCCCGCGTGAACATCGACCTTCGGCGGTGGCATCAGGAGTCGCGGGCGGGCGGCGGTGCGTAGAGGGGGCGACGTACGACATCGCATCCAACCGCCGAGCACTCAGGCTGGCTGGCTGTGTGCAAAGGATGCACCGCCGGTGCTGCTCCTTCACGGTCTCGGTGGGAACCGGGATCAGGCGATGGACCTCCTCCCGGCGGCCTGGCCCGGCACGCGGATTGCCCCGGACCTACCAGGGCACGGCTCGGCAGCACTACACTCGCGGCAAGCCGTCGGATTCGACGCATTCGCCATATTGATCGCAACCTTTCTCGACCGCTTGCACACCGAGGCGCTCATCCCGCCGGGGCCCGTGCCCGTCGTCGGGGTGTCGATGGGTGCGGGTGTCGCCGTCCGGCTTGCCGCAGATCGTCGCGACCTGGTGAGCCGCCTTGTGCTCGTCCGGCCGACCTGGCTCGATACCGGCTCTCCGGCGCACCTGGCCCCGTTCCAGGCCGTCGCCGATCTGTTGCGGCGGCACGGGTCGGCCCAGGGGGCGCGTCTGTTTCAGGCCGGCGGACTCTATCGGTGCCTTGCCGAAACGGCTCCGGCGACCGCCGAGTCACTGCTCAAGCAGTTCACCCGGCCGGCAGCCGAACGCCATGTGCGCGTCCTAGAAGAGTTGCCCGCTGACTGCCCGCTGCCCAGCCGCGCCCACTACGCAGCGCTCGACACGGACATCTTCGTGATCGTCTCGGACGATCCGCTGCATCCCGCCGCTGTAGGACTGACACTCCAGAAATGGATCCCGGCATCCAGGATCATCGAGATCGTGAACAAAAACATGGATCCGCATGCGCATCAGCGCGCGCTTCACGATGCCGTCATAGGCGAACTTGATCACTTGAACTAGGAGGGCCTTTAAAGTGCTTCTATCGAGTTATCGTGATACTTTTCATGCTGTCGCGATTTTGAACCGCTCCGAATTTGATTCAACCTCGATGCCTTAGCCGTGGCATCGTCTTGACGCCTCGTCAGGCTGTCGCGGTCTGCACGTTGACGGCGTTGCGCACGACCTCCTGCAAAGCCCGGTAGCGGTCGACATCTCGGCCGAAGTTGTGACCTGCGGCTTCAGGCCGCTGGTCGATACTCGTTGGTGAGGCCAGCAAGTCCTGTCCTACGTGCCTGCGCAGGAACTGCACGTCGGCCTCGGCGCTGACCTTTCTGCGGATCACCCGCAGCGCGGCGTCGTAGCCCTGTGCGAAGTCGAGATATTTCCAATAGTCCGAGACGCCGCGCCCGGTCGGCTCGGTGATTAGCCCTGAGCGAAGCTGCCCGCGCCCCGTCATGTCGAGAACCACGTACTCGCCCGGGCCATCGCGGCTCATCGAGCTTGACCGTGCTGTCAGGCTTTTGAGCGGCGTCTGGGTTGGGCGTGGGGTCCGCTGGTGTGGGTGGTGAGGTGTCCACGGGCGCGGCGGGTGGTGGCGGCGCGTGCGCGTAGGCGCTGGTTGGCGGGGTTGCGGTAGCCGTAGGCGGTGCGGGCGTCGGTTTTGATCACGCGGTTGGTGCCCTCGGAGCCCGCGTTCGTCACGCCGGTGGTGATCGCGGCGAGGATCTGCGGCCACCAGGTCGAGACGGTGCCGGCCAGCCGCGTGATCTCCGGCAGGCCGCAGGCGGCGGCGTTCTCGTAGAACCTGATCAGCAGAGCGCTGATCTGTGCCCGGTCCGGGTGTGTGCCGTGGAGTGCGAGCAGGTCCATCAGGTCTTCCTTGACGTTCCATGCCTTGAGGATCGGTATACCGATCTTCGCGGGCAGTGCCCGGAGGTCGTCGATCATCGGGTCCAGGTGCTTCGCGTGCATCCGTGTGCCGGCGCGGGTGAGCCTGTTTCTCAGCTCCCACTCCCGGTTGCCCTTGCGTCCTCGGCGTCCGCGCGCCTGGACGGTGACGCGGCGGCGTACCTCGGTCAGCGCTGTGTTCGCCAGTTGCGCGACGTGGAAGCGGTCGACCACCAGCGCCGCGTGCGGCAGGCTGGTGCGGATCGCGGCCTTGAACACGGTGCACATGTCGATCGCCACGACCTGGACTCCGGCTCGCCATTGCGGGCTCTGCGCCTCGATCCACGCCGAGAGCGTCTCGGCGGTGCGGCCCTCGACCTGCCCGAGCAGTCCGGCGCCGCCGCCGAGATCGACCATCCCGACGTGCCATTTATCGGCCACGACCTCCCACTTCTCGTCGCCGCCTTCGCCGGGCACGAGCCGGAAGCGCGCCTTGCCGCGCCGGATCTCGTCGATGCCCAGGCGTGCGACCTGCGGTGTCTCGGCCGGTAGCGCGAGGCGGGTGTGGGCGGCGAACGCCGTCTGCGCGATCGGCCAGGACACCTCGTGGTCGCGGGCGGCCTGGATCACGGTGCGCCCGCGGTCGGCCACCGCCGCTCCGATCGAGGCGCGAAGCCGACCGGTCAGCCGGGCACGCGGCGGGATCTGCGGGACCGACTCGGTGAAGGTCGCCCGCTCACAGGCGGCGTTGCGGCAGCGCCAACGCCGCTTGGTCCACGTCAGCGCCGTCCGGCGCCCTGCCACCGGCAGATCCCGTGGCCGGGTGCGCACCCACGAATGCGCGTGCTGTGAACGCATCCCGCAGCCGGGACAGCATCTGGCCTGCTCAGACGCGGTCACCAGTGCCAGTATCGGATTCTCGTCGTCATCGAGCATGACGCGCACGACCTGCACCCCGTCGAGTCCGAACAGCAATGTCGTATCGTTGACCAAGCCCGTGGCTCCCTCGCGATCACTCTTGTCTCAGCAACTCGAATGATCACAGAGCGCCACGGGCGCCTCTACTTCAGCAAGACCCTGATCTACGGGCCACCGAACGCCCTACACCTCAAGCACGGTCAAGCTCGATGAGCCGCCATCGCCGAGCCGGAAAGCACAGGTCGAGCGCGCCGCGCGGAGGGTGCGGCGCGCTCGAGTTGGAGCGCTGAGGTGCGGCACGAGCGTCAGACAGACACGTCAGAGCCGTAGTCGAGCCACCAGGCGTGAACGTAACCAGCGCTTTCGTAGGTCATATCATTCTGGTTTGAAATATAATCATTGACACTTGAGCTAGAGGCGACGGCTGGTTGGCCGGCGTCGCTCGACGAATGGAACTGGGAGCCGACACCGGCGACCAGGGCCGCGACTGCGGCTGCCGTGGCGATGGGGCCGACACGCTTAAGGGTGGGTATCGCGGCCATGCAGTGCCTCCAGGTAATGGAGCCGACGGCGTCGGTAGGGCGCCGACGGTGAGGAAGCCGATCCTAGGGCAGACCATAGGCGACTGGGTACAATTTGAGGCACCCATTCCCGAGAACGGGCTGGTCGACGGCCAGATTTCACCTTGATAATCGAGTAGAAGCACGGCGGCGAACGGAACGGCGCATCGGCGCCTTGCCTTGTGCGCCGGTTTCAGCGCAGCGTCTGCTCAGCACGGGTCCGCTAATATGAAGTCCGACTCAGAGTTTTGAAACTGCCCGGAGGGCGGGCAGACTGCGTACCATGACTGGGGCAGATCGAGCCCAGTCAGCACGCGCGGGGTGCGCCGAGGGGGTGCGCGTCGGCAGCCGCTTAGTGGGCATCAGGGAGAGCTGCTCACGCAGTCCGGCGGACGGGGACCGAGTATTGACCGCTTCAGAGGTACAACCCGCGGCGCGCGCTCTGGTGGAGGCCTGGGTGGCGGAGCTGCGCGAGGCACGACTTGCGGCCGGCTTGTCCCAGCGCGACGTTGCCCGGGCGGTGGGGGTGCAGCGCGAGACAGTGGCCGAATGGGAGACCTACCAGCGCCATCCCACCCTCTCGAATCTGCTACATCTGGCCCGGGAGCTGGGTTGGCGGTTCGTCGTCGTCGACCGGCACGGCGAGATTTCCGACATCGTCATCGACACCGTGGTCGGCGATTCCTGGGTCCTTCGTGAGATTCGCCGTATCGTCGGGGTCCTGCGCGCCGCGAGGCGAACAGCAGGGTTGTCCCAAACGGCCATCGCGGCGGCGGCCGGGGTGACGGCGTGGTCGCTCGGCCATTTCGAGCGCTGCCAGGTCAATCCACGCCTGGTGGTGCTCGCCGCCTGGGTGCGCGCCGTCGGATGCAGCGCGCGCTGGCAACGGATAGTTTGACGCACAATTGCACCGGAGATACGGCTAATGCGAGGCATCATCGCCTCCTGATATATGCACGCATGCTATCGCAATTGCCGCTGCACGATGCACGGGCGAAAAGTCGTTCAGGTGTGCGAAATTTTATTTCGCCGATGCACAGCCATACGAGTGCGTATCCGGTTGCGCCGTCACGGGGACACGCGGACCGCTCACCCGGTGGATCACGAGGAGGGTTCTTGATCTTCCGACTGCTCGGGCCGGTCGACGTGTGGGCGCAGCAACGCAGCCACTCCGTCGGGCAGATAAAGGCCCAGACCATATTGTCGATACTGCTGCTCGAATCGGGCCGTGCGGTCTCCGTGCAGATGCTGGCAGAGCGGTTATGGGACGAGGAGATACCCACTCAGGCACGGGAGACGCTGCAAGTCTACATAAGTCGGCTGCGCCATCGGCTACGCGCGGCCGGCGACGAAACAGGGGCGATAGCCAGCACGCCGAACGGCGGCTACCGGATGAACGCCGACCCGCGGCTCGTCGACGCGCACCTGCTCGGCCGGCTCATCGCCCGCGCCCGGGACGCCACCACCGGACACGACCTGACTCGCGCTCGCGCCCTACTGCTCGAGGCCGAAGCACTCTGGCGGGGCGAGCCGCTCGAGGGCCTGCCCGGCCGGTGGGCACAGGCTGCGCGCAGCACGTTGCTCGAGCGCCATCGCAACGGCCTTCTGGCGCGCATCGGTTTGGATCTCAAGGATGAGGCGCGGCGCGACGACGCCCTCGGCGAACTGACCGAGTTCACCCGGGCCGGGCGGATCGATCAACAGGCCATCGCCATGCTGATGACCTCGCTGGCCGATGTCGGCCGACAGGACGAGGCCCTGGAGGTCTTCCGCACCGCCCGGCTGCGTATGCGTGACGAACTGGGGGTTGACCCGCGCCGGGAGCTCACGTCAGTCCACGAAGCCATCCTGCGCGGCGAGCCGACGACCGCAACAGCGCTGGTGGCGCACGCCCGCAGCGGGCCACTCGCGCCGCGCACTCTGGACCGCGATCCGCCGCACCTGATAGGCCGAGACGAGAAAGTGCACGAGGTCATGTCGGCGGCCGCCGAGGACCTGGCGGTGCCCGGTGGGATCGCGTTGTTCGCGATCGACGGAATGCCGGGTATCGGGAAGACGGCGCTCGCGCTGCATGTCGCACACCGCCTCGCCTCGAACTGCCCCGACGGTGCGCTCCAGATCAGTTTCCGAACGCACGACCCGCGTCAGGCTCCGCTCGACGCGCGAACCGCGTTGCTGATTCTGCTCGAAGCGCTCGGCACTGGATCCGAGGAGCTCGGGCCGGCCGCGTCCCCGGACGAACTGGCCGCCCTCTGGCGCCGCCGCACCGACGGGCTGCGCCTGCTCCTCGTGTTCGACGACGTCCACGACGCTGGGCAGATAGCCCCGCTGCTTCCGGTGGCCGCAGGGTCGGTGACCATCGTGACCTCCCGTCAGCGCCTTGCTCATCTTCCCGGCGCGCGCCATCTCACTCTCAGCACACTGAACGACCTCGCCTCGACCCGGCTTCTCGCCCGGATCACCCACCGCCAGTTCCCCGGCAAGAGCCGCGAACTACGGCGGTTCGCCGCTCGGTGCGGTGGGCTGCCGCTGGCCGTCACCCTGGCCGCGGCACATTTACGCGCGCACCCGACATGGGCGCTGTCCGACCTCGTCGAGCGGCTGGAACACCCCGGCCCCGCAGCCTCGGACTTCCTCTCCGCGCCGGTGCACCGTACCTTCGACCTGTCCTACCAGACCCTCTCTCCCCCACACCGCAGGCTCCTGCGGCTCGCCGCGCACCAGCCGGCCCCCGATCTCGGCGTCCGAGCCGCTGCCGCCCTGCTCGGCACCGATACCGCGACCGCCGACCTCCTGCTCGAGGCGCTGGTGGAGCAGCGCCTCATCGACGAGGTCAGCCGGCACCGGTATCGGCTGCACGATCTGCTGCGCAACTTCGCCGCCCACGAACCGCCGGACGAGCAGGACGCCGGGATCACGTCGGCGATCGAGCACATGATCGACTACTACGTCGCGGCAACCGCCCAGGCCGAGCGCACGCTGCGCCCGCACCGGCGGCTGCCGGACGGCATCACGAGCTGCCCGCTCACCGCCGAGCTCGATCTCGACGTAGCCGCCGGCGCCCACGCGTGGCTCGAAACCGAGTCCGCGAACCTGCTCGCCCTCGCCGCCTACACCGACGCCCCAACCGGAGCCTCCCACCGCCACGCCGGCATTCTCGCGGCCTTGCTCACCGCCCACCTCGAGCGCCGAGGGCTGTGGCCGCAAGCCGTCGACGTCTTGACCCGGGCGGAGCTCGCGCTCGACTCCGCGGGCGGCAAACAGACCGAGGCGAACCACGCCCAGGTGCTCGTCCATCTCGCCGCCGCCCAGATCCGAGTCGGAGCGCTCGACGATGCCGGCGCACGCGCCACCACCGCGCTCGCCGCGTGGCGCGACCTCGACGACCTACGCGGGCAGGCGGACTCGCTGCTCGAGCTCGGCCGCATCCACTGGTACTCCGGGCGGCTCCAGCAGGCCATCGACGCCTACGAGTCCAGCGAGGCCCTCTACCGGCGACTTCGGCTGCCGCACGGCCGCGCCATCACCCAATACCACCGTGCCATCATCCTCTACCAGCAGCATCGGCATCTGGACGCCGTCACCATGGCCCGCAGCGCTCTCGGGCTCGTCGCCGAACTCGACGACCAGGCCCTCAAGTGCATCATCCTGGTCAACTTGGGCGAGACGTACCGGCGGACCGGTCGAGACGAACTCGCAGACCCCTGCTTCCGCCAGGCCAGAGATCTCGCCCCGGACCGCGCGGATCCCCAGTACCTGGCCGTACTCGCGCTGAACACCGGAATCCTCGATCACCGTGCCGGTCGAAAACAGGCCGCCCGCCGATCTCTGCAGACAGCGTTCGAGCTCTACGAGTCGCTGGGCGACCGAGTCGACCAGGTGGACGCCCTCACGGCTCTCGCCGCCGCCCTGGCCGAAGACGACCCCGAGGGCGCTCGGGCCCGGCTCAGACGAGCCGAGCAGCTACTCGCGGAGCTCGACGACCCGTCACGGAGCGCCTGTCTCGAGACCACCCTTGCCGGGGTTCTGGTGCGGGAAGGGCGCCAGGTCGAGGCCGCGGAGCACCTCCGGGCAGCTATCGACCTCGCCGGCACGGTCGGCGCACCGCTGGAGGAGGCGCACGCGCACCGGGCCCTGCACGAGGTCATGGCGGCGCTCGGCGACACGGACGCCGCTCACCGCCATCTGCGTCGAGCCGAAGAGCTCTACCGGGCGCTGGGTTACCCCCTCAGCCGAACGTGATCGACCCGGAGACATCCCGGGCCTGGACGATGTTGCCGGTCACCCGGGCATCGCCTCCGATCGAATTCGTCATGTCCCCGTTGACGTCGAGACCGGCGACCTGCTCGATCCAGAAGCGGAGATCGGCCGCGAACCGCGGATCCTCGTCCGCCTTCTCGATAAGCGTCGCGGCCAGGTCCTCGGGTCGCTCGCCCTCGACGACGGCGGTCGGGTGACGGCGCGCCCTGCGCACTAGGGCGACAAGACCTTGCCATACTCGCTTTCCCGCCTCCTGCGATGCCGCGTTGGCCGCTGTGTTCACGCTTCCGAGGACCAAGGTCGCCAGTGCCGGATCCACCGTCGTTCCCTCCCGGCCGGGAGCGCGAATCGACTGCCCGGCCTCGTCTTGAATGTCCCACCCGCGCGCCGATCGACACGCGGGAACACGCTGAAACGCGGCATCACGTAGCAGTGCGCTGTTCGAGCGAACGCAAGTGTTCGCGCATCGCGGCGGTACGCGCGTCGGTGAAGGGCTCGAGCAGGCTGTACGCCTCGGCTCGCGCGGCGTCGGCACGGCCGTCGTCAGCGGTCTGCTCGAAGGCCTCGGCCAGGTGCGACAGCGTCGCAGCAAGCTGCCAAGGCGAAGGCGGG
This genomic window from Actinospica robiniae DSM 44927 contains:
- a CDS encoding HAD family hydrolase; its protein translation is MDGPKVHAVVFDFHATLFHFQDGPDWVLHAAADIGRQLDLEGAAVIWSKAAKARHDPDVVRLQQGRDLSRASHREATCGWLSHAGLDPELVEAMYTVLCAPPFWSPFPDTAPVLAELSRRSVPVAVLSNTGWDIRFVFRHYGVERAISSFVLSYEMAKEKPDPDLFRHACELLAADPASTIMVGDDPVADGGAVFAGMPTLLLPVQPLRQRPRGLAAVLGLLEQVGSAGTD
- a CDS encoding AfsR/SARP family transcriptional regulator, whose translation is MIFRLLGPVDVWAQQRSHSVGQIKAQTILSILLLESGRAVSVQMLAERLWDEEIPTQARETLQVYISRLRHRLRAAGDETGAIASTPNGGYRMNADPRLVDAHLLGRLIARARDATTGHDLTRARALLLEAEALWRGEPLEGLPGRWAQAARSTLLERHRNGLLARIGLDLKDEARRDDALGELTEFTRAGRIDQQAIAMLMTSLADVGRQDEALEVFRTARLRMRDELGVDPRRELTSVHEAILRGEPTTATALVAHARSGPLAPRTLDRDPPHLIGRDEKVHEVMSAAAEDLAVPGGIALFAIDGMPGIGKTALALHVAHRLASNCPDGALQISFRTHDPRQAPLDARTALLILLEALGTGSEELGPAASPDELAALWRRRTDGLRLLLVFDDVHDAGQIAPLLPVAAGSVTIVTSRQRLAHLPGARHLTLSTLNDLASTRLLARITHRQFPGKSRELRRFAARCGGLPLAVTLAAAHLRAHPTWALSDLVERLEHPGPAASDFLSAPVHRTFDLSYQTLSPPHRRLLRLAAHQPAPDLGVRAAAALLGTDTATADLLLEALVEQRLIDEVSRHRYRLHDLLRNFAAHEPPDEQDAGITSAIEHMIDYYVAATAQAERTLRPHRRLPDGITSCPLTAELDLDVAAGAHAWLETESANLLALAAYTDAPTGASHRHAGILAALLTAHLERRGLWPQAVDVLTRAELALDSAGGKQTEANHAQVLVHLAAAQIRVGALDDAGARATTALAAWRDLDDLRGQADSLLELGRIHWYSGRLQQAIDAYESSEALYRRLRLPHGRAITQYHRAIILYQQHRHLDAVTMARSALGLVAELDDQALKCIILVNLGETYRRTGRDELADPCFRQARDLAPDRADPQYLAVLALNTGILDHRAGRKQAARRSLQTAFELYESLGDRVDQVDALTALAAALAEDDPEGARARLRRAEQLLAELDDPSRSACLETTLAGVLVREGRQVEAAEHLRAAIDLAGTVGAPLEEAHAHRALHEVMAALGDTDAAHRHLRRAEELYRALGYPLSRT
- a CDS encoding sugar phosphate isomerase/epimerase family protein, which gives rise to MAELEDGDPAIARAPLDGAAQDEPVAFEARLGIFARTFRRQSAAQVATAVAEAGYSLAHWNFAAIGLSTLADEVNGSQFTEVRDAFRAYGLQIPSVSATFNAVHPDPATRQSAVRKAVRLVALAPLLGAEVVTLCSGTRDPDDMWHAHPDNGSRDAWTDLRRTLDELLEAASAAGVRLGVEPEPGNVIANAALAARLLHEIGDDAPLGIVFDPANLLSPDTVGRQIEILNQAFDLLQPHILSAHAKDVVAGGYSAPGVGLMDYHHVLDLIERVPGVPLIVQDAEPGDAARVNIDLRRWHQESRAGGGA
- a CDS encoding helix-turn-helix domain-containing protein, which translates into the protein MAELREARLAAGLSQRDVARAVGVQRETVAEWETYQRHPTLSNLLHLARELGWRFVVVDRHGEISDIVIDTVVGDSWVLREIRRIVGVLRAARRTAGLSQTAIAAAAGVTAWSLGHFERCQVNPRLVVLAAWVRAVGCSARWQRIV
- a CDS encoding ISL3 family transposase → MVNDTTLLFGLDGVQVVRVMLDDDENPILALVTASEQARCCPGCGMRSQHAHSWVRTRPRDLPVAGRRTALTWTKRRWRCRNAACERATFTESVPQIPPRARLTGRLRASIGAAVADRGRTVIQAARDHEVSWPIAQTAFAAHTRLALPAETPQVARLGIDEIRRGKARFRLVPGEGGDEKWEVVADKWHVGMVDLGGGAGLLGQVEGRTAETLSAWIEAQSPQWRAGVQVVAIDMCTVFKAAIRTSLPHAALVVDRFHVAQLANTALTEVRRRVTVQARGRRGRKGNREWELRNRLTRAGTRMHAKHLDPMIDDLRALPAKIGIPILKAWNVKEDLMDLLALHGTHPDRAQISALLIRFYENAAACGLPEITRLAGTVSTWWPQILAAITTGVTNAGSEGTNRVIKTDARTAYGYRNPANQRLRARAATTRRARGHLTTHTSGPHAQPRRRSKA
- a CDS encoding alpha/beta hydrolase codes for the protein MLLLHGLGGNRDQAMDLLPAAWPGTRIAPDLPGHGSAALHSRQAVGFDAFAILIATFLDRLHTEALIPPGPVPVVGVSMGAGVAVRLAADRRDLVSRLVLVRPTWLDTGSPAHLAPFQAVADLLRRHGSAQGARLFQAGGLYRCLAETAPATAESLLKQFTRPAAERHVRVLEELPADCPLPSRAHYAALDTDIFVIVSDDPLHPAAVGLTLQKWIPASRIIEIVNKNMDPHAHQRALHDAVIGELDHLN
- a CDS encoding Gfo/Idh/MocA family protein codes for the protein MSERVRLALIGAGRIAQVAHLPALEKADGVELVAVSDPGPGLAEAVAGRYGVPAAYTATEAIFDDPDVEAVLIAAPDRFHYALASAALGAGKHVLVEKPLAADATQGRALAVQVTGTALKLQVGAMKRHDPGLEFARRFVAESLGQARTFDVWYRIGDMRPQIEAALFPVVFADEAAAPKEAEIKADRQRYLLATHGAHVLDTVRYLLGDVATVTAQHRGYGRDQAWTALLTMANGAMGTLTLSVDVPGVPAEGIEVFGAEGSVRVDTHFPFYRRASTVRAYSAGGIIEPILPDGDAYERQVEAFVRAIREDGPTTPDAADGVAALELIDAITTAAATGHTVTL